A region of Micromonas commoda chromosome 4, complete sequence DNA encodes the following proteins:
- a CDS encoding predicted protein encodes MPAQHTTLAQHGALLHPHDRIRLRACPVPGCDFVTNQGRARLEKHLATHGSEKPFKCEHEGCGKAFKTSEHLKQHARCH; translated from the coding sequence ATGCCCGCGCAACACACCACCCTCGCGCAGCACGGCGCGCTGCTCCACCCGCACGACAGGATCCGCCTGCGCGCGTGCCCGGTGCCCGGATGCGACTTCGTGACGAACCAAGGTCGCGCGCGGTTGGAGAAGCACCTCGCCACGCACGGCAGCGAGAAGCCGTTCAAGTGCGAGCACGAGGGATGCGGCAAGGCGTTCAAGACGTCGGAACACCTCAAGCAGCACGCGAGGTGCCAC
- a CDS encoding predicted protein produces MRRRAPSLALLALLATAVNRVGASEETLVAVPLVVSGAAGPDPDPVSCAAEFFPADFDRDGTLAPCFRVAALRDDDVNDGAEEEAQLCSACVDAVGDVLLPRMLAARMDPTIADAVTACLFAALPAATDAGVPVFAVVDRCDLLSLGAAGALSRNTPETDTPTEPTAFEPTEPTELPEPTRPKPEPRPRDPRYPDTGLTAAADAAEAIDGDEERSKKATPGATMAVFAAAADDEKEEPSSPSPPPKRRRGLSDGAIVSIAIVCVAGSVLPISLLVACLHARRRKREEKLVRDLEGAG; encoded by the coding sequence atgcgccgccgcgcgccgtcgctcgcgctcctcgccctcctcgcgacggcggtgaaccgagtcggcgcgtccgaggaAACTTTGGTCGCCGTGCCCCTGGTCGtatcgggcgccgcgggccccgaccccgaccccgtatcgtgcgccgcggagtTCTTCCCCGCCGACTTCGATCGAGACgggaccctcgcgccgtgcttccgcgtcgcggcgttgagggacgacgacgtcaacgaCGGCGCAGAGGAGGAGGCACAGCTGTgctccgcgtgcgtcgacgcggtcggcgacgtcctgcTCCCCcggatgctcgcggcgcggatggacccgacgatcgcggacgccgtcaccgcgtgcctgttcgccgcgctgcccgcggcgacggacgcgggtgTGCCCGTGTTCGCCGTGGTCGATCGATGCGACCTGCtgtccctcggcgcggcgggcgccctCTCGCGAAACACGCCCGAGACGGATACACCCACGGAACCGACAGCTTTTGAACCCACTGAACCGACTGAACTACCCGAACCGACGAGACCGAAGCCCGAACCGAGGCCGAGGGACCCGAGGTACCCCGACACCGgtctcaccgccgccgccgacgccgccgaggcgatcgacggcgacgaggagaggTCGAAGAAAGCGACTCCTGGAGCGACGATGGCGGTGTttgccgcggccgccgacgacgagaaggaggagccgtcgtcgccgtcgccgccgccgaagaggcGGAGGGGACTGAGCGACGGGGCGATCGTGTCCATCGCGATCGTGTGCGTGGCGGGGTCCGTGTTGCCGATATCGCTGCTGGTGGCTTGCTTGCACGCCAGGAGGAGGAAAAGGGAGGAGAAGCTGGTGCGGGATCTGGAGGGGGCGGGTTAG
- a CDS encoding predicted protein, which translates to MALRLAAAGAAASAVGVGAYARYDEGTARSVTFWYHAFPVWAQYRAVQWRNRDLAKIGVPSWTGLTLGDADADAAYERLHERHALKVRDLVFDMRGFYFKNAQLLSTRDDFVPRQYLEWCKLTQDQAPTEMAPGQAEAIARAKLAEAGHPDAFEWWEEEPCGVASIGQVHRARLARRYGGKDVVVKVQAPGIERKFRSDIRTCIDFCRLAMPQHVPPLEEIERQFLTEFDYREEAKNLEEVRRNVMPRWSKKVEIPAPVRQLCTREVLVMDAIPGVKLVDGIRARFRELAASRGVDPEELERVQKEKIAGGELRPARSARAEAAATRRANLALRLGDWLWRRPRAFLIGAPYTPSPCLVNVGEVLQTMLDVHADEIFNHGVFNGDPHPGNILLMPDGRLGLIDYGQVKRVNKGARVAYAKLTLAILAEDKAEVARLLRSKPPEGFGGESRDNDVDVAYRLCVFWNDRDTPDVTGGLNLQEFIDEMEARDPVRVAPLEMVMIARVSVLLRGVANAFNVRLRVARAWAGYAEDLVRREDPSYYLLAARGNERRAAAARGGER; encoded by the coding sequence ATGGCGTtgaggctcgccgccgcgggcgccgccgcgagcgccgtcggcgtcggagccTACGCCCGATACGACGAGGGCACCGCGCGATCCGTGACGTTCTGGTACCACGCCTTTCCCGTATGGGCGCAGTACCGCGCGGTGCAGTGGCGCAACCGCGACTTGGCGAAGATCGGGGTCCCGAGCTGGACGGGCCTGACGCtcggggacgcggacgcggacgcggcgtacgaGCGGCTGCACGAGCGGCACGCGCTCAAGGTTCGCGACCTGGTGTTTGACATGCGCGGGTTCTACTTCAAGAACGCGCAGCTGCTGAGCACCAGGGACGACTTCGTGCCGCGTCAGTACCTGGAGTGGTGCAAGCTCACGCAGGACCAGGCGCCGACCGAGATGGCGCCGGGTCAggccgaggcgatcgcgcgcgccaagctcgccgaggccggccacccggacgcgttcgagtgGTGGGAGGAAGAGCcctgcggcgtcgcgtccatcggccaggtgcaccgcgcgaggctcgcgcgtcgaTACGGGGGCAAGGACGTCGTGGTCAAGGTGCAGGCGCCGGGCATCGAGCGAAAGTTTCGAAGCGACATACGCACGTGCATCGACTTCTGCAGGCTCGCGATGCCCCAGCACGTCCCGCCCCTTGAGGAGATCGAGAGGCAGTTCCTGACGGAGTTCGACtaccgcgaggaggcgaagaacCTCGAGGAGGTGCGACGCAACGTCATGCCCAGGTGGAGTAAAAAAGTGGagatccccgcgcccgtgcgccagctgtgcacgcgcgaggtgctcgtcATGGACGCGATACCGGGCGTCAAGCTCGTGGACGGCATACGCGCGCGGTTcagggagctcgcggcgtcgcgcggcgtggaccctgaggagctcgagagggTTCAAAAGGAGAAAATCGCCGGAGGTGAGTTGCGCCCGGCccggtcggcgcgggccgaggcggcggcgacgaggcgcgccaacctcgcgctccgcctggGCGATTGGCTgtggcggcgacctcgcgcgtTCCTGATCGGCGCGCCGTACACACCGAGCCCGTGCTTGGTGaacgtcggcgaggtgctCCAGACGAtgctcgacgtccacgccgacgagatTTTCAACCACGGCGTCTTCAACGGGGATCCGCACCCGGGCAACATACTCCTGATGCCCGACGGTCGACTGGGGCTGATTGACTACGGTCAGGTGAAGCGCGTGAACAAGGGGGCGAGGGTGGCGTACGCCAAGCTCACGCTGGCGATATTAGCCGAGGACAAGGCCGAGGTGGCGAGGTTGCTGAGGTCTAAACCGCCCGAGGGGTTCGGAGGCGAGAGCCGAGAcaacgacgtcgacgtggcgTACAGGCTGTGCGTCTTTTGGAACGACAGGGACACCCCGGACGTCACCGGGGGTCTGAACCTGCAGGAGTTCATCGACGAGATGGAGGCGAGGGATCCGGTCCGGGTGGCGCCGCTGGAGATGGTGATGATCGCGAGGGTGAGCGTGCTGTTGCGAGGAGTCGCCAACGCTTTCAACGTGAGGCTGCGGGTggcgcgggcttgggcgggGTACGCGGAGGACTTGGTGCGGCGGGAGGATCCGTCGTATTACCTGTTGGCCGCGCGTGGGAacgagcggcgagcggcggcggcgcgtggcggcgagcggtgA
- a CDS encoding predicted protein, translating to MDCWQATQGTELDPAFKGDWTTRAVGVACTLDDVVPTWIALHPFLGYRDLARSTAEEDSTGDGEKRWVYGPVFKVQDVPAEPLDLKAPLPKERDPRSEFKVRDLLDGEKRTYPTIDALREALKPGDWPMRNVVSVNLGAVTPSEDLTKFVSEELGTLAPKLEYLDISSLTHRSFTHVELAKTIKSAQCLRVLLMPRTFGPSFRAIEFHPWLEYVRFSRRCDDVEADVDAILANCQKIERLDFTDFEDVEGAKKGARSARRKIRSAKAFWASGGGRVPPLAGWRPETYAIWTDSVYATVGALKGERRLGDTDDPSRIVDCLDDAEWKRYVEDDYVEAAEDY from the coding sequence ATGGACTGCTGGCAGGCCACGCAGGGCACCGAGCTCGACCCGGCGTTCAAGGGCGACTGGACCACGCGAGCCGTCGGCGTGGCGTGcacgctcgacgacgtcgtgccgACGTGGATCGCGTTGCACCCGTTCCTGGGATATCGAGACCTCGCCCGCTCGACGGCCGAGGAGGACTccacgggcgacggcgagaagcgCTGGGTGTACGGCCCGGTTTTCAAGGTTCAGGACGTGCCCGCGGAACCGCTGGACCTGAAGGCGCCCCTGCCGAAGGAGAGGGATCCGCGCTCGGAGTTTAAGGTccgcgacctcctcgacggcgagaagcGCACGTACCCGACGATCGACGCGCTTCGAGAGGCGCTGAAGCCCGGGGACTGGCCCATGCGCAACGTCGTGTccgtcaacctcggcgccgtgacCCCCTCCGAGGACCTGACCAAGTTCGTCAGCGAGGAACTCGGAACGCTCGCGCCCAAGCTGGAGTACCTCGACATATCCAGCCTCACGCACCGTTCCTTCAcccacgtcgagctcgccaagacGATCAAATCGGCGCAGTGCCTCCGCGTGCTGCTGATGCCCCGTACCTTCGGGCCGTCGTTCCGAGCCATCGAGTTTCACCCGTGGCTCGAGTACGTCCGTTTCAGCCGCCGatgcgacgacgtcgaggccgacgtcgacgccatcctcgcgaATTGCCAGAAgatcgagcgcctcgactTCACCGActtcgaggacgtcgagggcgcgaagaagggcgcgaggagcgcgaggcgcaaGATCAGGAGCGCCAAGGCGTTCTgggcgtccggcggcggacgagttCCGCCCCTCGCCGGATGGCGCCCGGAGACGTACGCCATCTGGACAGATTCGGTGTACGCCACCGTGGGCGCGCTCaagggcgagcggcggctgGGGGATACAGACGATCCGAGTCGCATCGTGGActgcctcgacgacgcggagtgGAAGCGgtacgtcgaggacgattacgtcgaggcggcggaggactaCTGA
- a CDS encoding predicted protein, which yields MTHDDEVDATSGTPALAVERLLALEREGLKFHQMRERCRDILAAPDVHVPSFAADAIAILANHPGRKTAAVDPIAHLIMECVPRVTAHIRERHDFPMMDDVSVRERFADAKDRSPGVRLILDALAAAAAVDDESAESAGGSIHRRVTGTTRLDPRTLLRVAETYGVSLEDLIDAGGGDARTSLEAYARSLMYREGKHAPGVNLALWFSLDAFASVETVDELTRCGAFGLASDVAACVAGSELKRRCVEACLELGDSGDHAGLRAAHAAAERFQLGTVFPTVKRRYFESTIKRMVAKGQAEAALRHAGDDKDLIRCVIASLVASGDASTAAEYVARLGSDLSPGEDFDVGDLLGTETELAAAQAARRDAHVQLPEGMAENGGVVWVDDEDGLRAACDALLAADVVGLDTEWAADPDAERMKAERNRRRKGTRWARKRWRDQKKLAKKLAAEAEALEASNGESDADDASSRDASSGEGEGEGERTGAGAGGEDEDAAERRAASVVALLQVATRDRVFLVDLPALLRACPDAIAPTLGAVLADRSVLKTGFGLAEDLRRLARLHPPAFGAERLGGPSGGVGPVIDLQHVWAAGTRIAREEAADGGRAKRGRRARAAAAAAAAAEGGEGGGGGGVAASPPKRLVGPWSLKEHYQRKHLVGLSHLTAAVLGKPLDKATRMSDWSKRPLTPRQVTYAALDAWVLVELMRTLRENHAEELERLAGGLTHVRE from the coding sequence atgacgcacgacgacgaagtcgacgcgacgagcggcacgccggcgctcgcggtggagcgaCTCCTGGCGCTCGAACGCGAGGGCCTGAAGTTCCACCAGATGCGCGAACGATGCCGcgacatcctcgccgcgccggacgtgCACGTCCcatccttcgccgccgatgccatcgccatcctcgcgaaCCACCCTGGTCGCAAAACAGCCGCCGTGGATCCAATCGCGCACCTCATCATGGAgtgcgtcccgcgcgtcaccgcgcacATCCGAGAGCGACACGACTTTCCCATGATGGACGACGTGAGCGTTCGCGAGCGGTTCGCGGATGCGAAGGATCGATCGCCGGGCGTACGCctcatcctcgacgcgctcgccgccgccgccgccgtcgacgacgaatcAGCCGAATCGGCGGGTGGATCGATCCATCGGCGGGTGACGGGTACGACGCGGTTGGACCCCCGGACGCtgcttcgcgtcgcggagacgTACGGCGTGAGCCTCGAGGacctcatcgacgccggcggcggcgacgcgcggacgtcgctGGAGGCGTACGCGCGTTCGTTGATGTATCGCGAGGGTAAACACGCGCCGGGTGTGAATCTCGCGCTGTGGTTCtcgctcgacgccttcgcgagcgtcgagACGGTGGACGAACTGACGAGGTGTGGGGCGTTCgggctcgcgtcggacgtcgccgcgtgcgtcgccgggtccgagCTGAAGCGGCGGTGCGTGGAGGCGTGCTTGGAATTGGGGGATTCGGGCGACCACGCGGGGCTGAgagcggcgcacgcggcggcggaacggTTCCAACTCGGGACGGTTTTTCCGACGGTGAAGAGGCGGTACTTCGAGAGCACGATCAAACGGATGGTGGCCAAGGGTcaggccgaggctgcgctgcGCCACGCCGGGGACGATAAAGACCTGATCAGGTGCGTGATCGCGTCGCTGGTGGCGTCGGGGGAcgcttcgacggcggcggagtacGTCGCGAGGTTGGGTTCGGATTTAAGCCCCGGGGAAGAtttcgacgtcggcgatttGCTCgggacggagacggagctcgccgcggcgcaggcggcgaggcgcgacgcgcacgttCAGCTGCCGGAGGGTATGGCGGAGAACGGCGGGGTGGTGtgggtggacgacgaggacggtctgcgcgcggcgtgcgacgcgttgctcgccgccgacgtcgtcgggctcgacACGGAGTGGGCCGCCGATCCGGACGCCGAGCGAATGAAAGCGGAGAGGAACCGGCGCAGGAAGGGgacgcgctgggcgcggaAACGATGGCGCGACCAGAAGAAACTCGcgaagaagctcgccgcggaggctgaggcgctcgaggcgtcgaacggcgagagcgacgccgacgacgcttcgtcgcgcgacgcTTCTTCGGGCGAAGGGGAGGGCGAAGGGGAGAggaccggcgccggggctggcggcgaggacgaggacgccgccgagcgccgagccgcgtcggtggtggcgctgctccaggtggcgacgcgcgatcgagTGTTCCTCGTGGACCTCCCCGCGCTGCTCCGAGCGTGccccgacgccatcgccccgacgctcggcgccgttctCGCCGACAGGAGCGTCCTGAAAACGGGGTTCGGGTTGGCGGAAGATCTCCGCcggctcgcgaggctccacccgcccgcgttcggcgcggagcGTCTCGGCGGACCttccggcggcgtcgggccgGTGATCGATCTGCAGCACGTGTGGGCCGCGGGAACGCGCATCGCTCGAGAGGAAGCTGCCGACGGGGGCCGGGCGAAGAGGGGACGAcgggcacgcgcggcggcggcggcggcggcggcggcggaggggggagaggggggaggcggcggaggcgtcgccgcgtcgccgccgaagaggcTGGTCGGTCCGTGGAGCCTCAAGGAGCACTACCAGCGGAAACACCTGGTGGGATTGAGCCACctcacggcggcggtgctgggCAAACCGCTGGACAAGGCGACGCGAATGAGCGACTGGAGTAAGAGGCCGTTGACGCCGCGGCAGGTGACGTAcgcggcgttggacgcgTGGGTGCTGGTGGAACTGATGCGGACGCTGCGCGAGAACCACGCGGAGGAGTTGGAGCGACTCGCGGGGGGATTGACGCACGTTCGCGAGTGA
- a CDS encoding predicted protein: protein MAPKRARAVASASTSTKKPKAGDDGDATGLWLVKTEPDEFSLDDLRASPGGVAQWDGVRNAQARNLMKTMRVGDRAFFYHSSCKVPAVVGVCEVVKTAYPDPTALDPKAPGFDPKSDPTNPKWLCVDVKFIRAMRREVTLSELRREAAGDGVTGADGAKALASMTLLHRARLSVQPVTRAEWEHVLRLEEDEAP, encoded by the coding sequence ATGGCGCCCAAGAGAGCCCgggccgtcgcgtccgcctcgacgtccaccaAGAAGCCCaaggcgggcgacgacggcgacgcgaccgggcTCTGGCTGGTGAAGACCGAGCCTGACGAATTTTCCCTCGACGACCTCCGCGCTTCCcccggaggcgtcgcgcagtGGGACGGCGTGCGCAACGCGCAGGCGAGAAACCTCATGAAGACCatgcgcgtcggcgaccgcgccttTTTTTACCACTCATCGTGCAAGGTCCCAGCCGTCGTGGGCGTTTGCGAGGTCGTGAAAACTGCGTACCCCGACCCCACCGCGCTGGATCCAAAGGCGCCGGGCTTTGACCCAAAGTCGGACCCGACGAACCCGAAATGGCTCTGCGTGGACGTCAAGTTCATCCGGGCGATGCGCAGGGAGGTGACGCTGAGTGAGctgcggcgggaggcggcgggagaCGGAgtcacgggcgcggacggcgcgaaggCCCTCGCGTCCATGACGCTCTTACACCGCGCGAGGCTCTCGGTGCAGCCGGTGACTCGAGCCGAGTGGGAGCACGTGCTCCGcctggaggaggacgaggcccCATAG
- a CDS encoding predicted protein, translating to MDPPNTGDGANRAPQKLTRPGEVEVQAWLEKMEAKEQWFSIYKKATEKRASAVEGETTVIVVEFPTNLHTVNGQWLPCKIENQDEDALAKKAEIPGGIETMRKMCRPERNDFWIAFSSTPDADPAWTRMQVFPGQNFDRFEQEEGKEEMFVVSKETLAALEALKGEGNDLFARGDFAGAAAKYGEVADELSPGMAKNGRLCAEVGVHRLYVVALSNRAQCRINAGDAGGACDDCEAASRLDSIETDAFADLRRKVYFRWGQAKEMAKAAGKGRR from the coding sequence ATGGATCCGCCGAacacgggcgacggcgccaatCGGGCGCCGCAGAAGTTGACCCGacccggcgaggtcgaggttCAGGCCTGGCTCGAGAAGATGGAGGCTAAAGAGCAGTGGTTCTCGATCTACAAGAAGGCGACGGAgaagcgcgcgagcgcggtcgaGGGGGAGACGACGGTCATCGTCGTGGAGTTCCCCACGAACCTGCACACGGTCAACGGCCAGTGGTTACCGTGCAAGATCGAGAAccaggacgaggacgcgttggcgaagaaggcggagatCCCCGGCGGCATCGAGACGATGCGCAAGATGTGCCGACCCGAGCGCAACGACTTTTGGATAGCCTTCTCGTCCACGCCCGACGCGGATcccgcgtggacgcggatGCAGGTGTTTCCCGGCCAAAACTTCGACCGATTCGAGCAGGAAGAGGGTAAGGAGGAGATGTTCGTGGTGTCGAaggagacgctcgcggcgctggaggcgctcaagggcGAGGGCAACGATctcttcgcgcgcggcgatttcgcgggtgccgcggccAAGTACGGCGaggtcgcggacgagctctCGCCCGGCATGGCCAAGAACGGGCGACTGTGCGCGGAGGTTGGCGTGCACAGGCTGTACGTCGTGGCGTTGTCCAACCGCGCGCAGTGCCGCATCaacgccggagacgccggcggcgcttGCGACGATTGCGAAGCGGCGAGCCGGCTGGATTCCAtcgagacggacgcgttTGCGGATTTGCGGCGGAAGGTGTACTTTCGGTGGGGACAGGCGAAAGAgatggccaaggcggcgggtaagggacgacggtga
- a CDS encoding predicted protein, which produces FGRSPVSRPSETRRNSRRATMGFFSPSKSGKASATAPPPVGKPLHLLQYDERTKKFELGSEALEALRQIRGDVGVLAVCGRARQGKSYILNQLCSAGNDAGFKVGPTVRPCTKGLWIWSAPIRRVDPVTGKAFHVVLLDTEGIDAYDQTGQYSTQIFSMAVLLSSLFCYNQMGGIDEAALDRLSLVTEMTKHIRVRSETGAAAPGRGGVRELGAFSPSFVWLLRDFYLDLNDPDSGGRISAADYLESALRNVPTVDGGSTGAVAKNAIRESIRGLFPERECFPLVRPVNDEKQLRNLDAVPRSQLRPEFIAGLDSLVELLFDRCRAKRVGSDVLNGPALAAMATQYVAAINAGAVPAIATAWQSVAESECGKAVEEGESAYAEAFFASADSCPADDAKLSACHERAVERARLAFEQRAVGDTETRAAACAKLEHALKVRFGEYREKRRASAAARCSELLAAAATRVMGCANAPDAKIADVLKRIDSEVDAYLGEADGPSAHDRLCVFLR; this is translated from the coding sequence TTCGGGCGCTCTCCAGTCTCGCGACCGTCGGAGACCCGGCGTaactcgaggcgcgcgacgatgggctTCTTCAGCCCTTCCAAGTCTGGCAaggcctccgcgacggcgccgcccccggtcGGCAAGCCACTGCACCTGCTTCAGTACGACGAACGGACCAAAAAGTTCGAGCTCGGctccgaggcgctcgaggcgctgcgccagatccgcggcgacgtcggcgtgctcgcggtgtgcgggcgcgcgcgtcagggCAAGAGCTACATCCTCAACCAGCTGTGCAGCGccgggaacgacgcgggaTTTAAGGTGGGTCCGACCGTCCGGCCGTGCACCAAGGGGCTGTGGATCTGGTCCGCGCCCATCCGGCGCGTGGACCCGGTCACCGGCAAGGCGTTCCACGTCGTGCTCCTGGACAccgagggcatcgacgcgtACGACCAGACGGGCCAGTACAGCACGCAGATCTTCTCCATGGCCGTGCTGCTATCGTCCCTGTTCTGCTACAACCAGATGGGCGGCatcgacgaagccgcgctcgatcgcctcTCCCTCGTCACCGAGATGACCAAGCACATCCGCGTCAGGTCCGAGactggcgccgccgccccgggccgcggcggcgtccgcgagctcggcgccttctcgccgtcgttcgtGTGGCTCCTCCGGGACTTTTACCTCGACCTGAACGACCCGGACAGCGGCGGtcgcatctccgccgcggactaCCTCGAGTCGGCGCTGAGAAACGTCCCGACAGTCGACGGGGGAtcgaccggcgccgtcgcgaagaaCGCCATCCGCGAGTCCATCCGCGGGCTCTTCCCCGAGCGCGAGTGCTTCCCGCTCGTCCGCCCGGTAAACGACGAGAAACAGCTCCGGAACCTGGACGCCGTGCCCCGGTCGCAGCTTCGACCGGAGTTCATCGCGGGGCTCGACTCGCTCGTCGAGTTGCTCTTCGATCGGTGCCGCGCCAAGCGGGTGGGTTCCGACGTCCTCAAcggccccgcgctcgccgccatggcgacgcagtacgtcgccgcgatcaacgccggggcggtgcccgcgatcgccaccgcgtggcAGAGCGTGGCGGAGAGCGAGTGCGGCAaagccgtcgaggagggcgagtcGGCGTACGCCGAGGCGTTTTTCGCATCCGCCGACTCCTGTCCCGCGGATGACGCCAAGCTCTCGGCGtgccacgagcgcgcggtggagcgcgcgcgtctcgcgttcgaacagcgcgcggtgggcgacaccgagacgcgcgccgcggcgtgcgccaaGCTGGAACACGCGTTAAAGGTCCGGTTCGGGGAGTACCGCGAGAAgcgccgagcgagcgcggcggcgcgatgctcggagctgctcgccgccgcggcgacgcgggtgatGGGGTGCGCGAacgccccggacgcgaaAATCGCGGACGTCCTCAAGCGCATCGACTCCGAGGTGGACGCCTACCTCGGAGAGGCGGACGGCCCGAGCGCGCACGATCGCCTGTGCGTTTTTTTGCGC
- a CDS encoding predicted protein, which translates to MSGSTLRLYRHILKAAKTFPSKNRAGLIEEIKTEFRENAGATDAGDVQKKLALARDGLDRMRAFTGLDQGASKWDVSLKGPYDGT; encoded by the coding sequence ATGTCGGGCTCCACGCTGCGTCTGTACCGCCACATcctcaaggcggcgaagacgttCCCGAGCAAgaaccgcgcgggtctcaTCGAGGAGATCAAGACGGAGTTCAGGGAGAACGCGGGAGCGACGGACGCTGGTGACGTGCAGAAGAaactcgcgctcgcgagggacggaCTGGATCGCATGCGCGCGTTCACCGGTTTGGATCAGGGCGCGAGCAAGTGGGACGTATCGCTGAAGGGACCATACGACGGGACGTGA
- a CDS encoding predicted protein, which produces MTTTENDAPVNMDPVPADPEAKPDTVKDAPVADAVTDDATETKPAKEIPKPENPRLPKPDRSAMDRKIQDLQEAADVKQARIEELKKLIGNRRDAQKNIMSGSSGTRTRIGELNAAFQSLMDERNAIRKELQAFDAARERMREQVVSMKSKLRFTTVEAVDREIARLEETHAHTTMSLNDEKKLIAQIKDLNKSRDTVRDYAEAQGKVSGEDGVRKSIIERLRAKDEAITAVKTEQNGFRETLNAAKEKGDKMFSDVPKLQEERNACYEVIKAKREEIRTLRAEFKQSEDAYWTREREWRGYLKQEKQKQWEASQEERKAREEARKQWERENAPEPFEAEVTAADQLIAYLAKWDPLSAKAADEKAAADAKEAEEKKNAAFAGLQMMNKKMKDEDEDDLFSLSGTSKGKKAKKKGKSEAAGPAGPNPNERLNISFDAYQHFAKLSLAAPGTVGEVPAMLTSLKEKKDLFLEKRKIKKERIAAGLDDEDEKKEAKEKKDAGKGGKGGKGGKGKGKSSKKGPCSVKLEVDGDAVVVVIEVADE; this is translated from the exons ATGACCACCACCGAGAACGACGCCCCCGTCAACATGgaccccgtccccgccgatCCCGAGGCTAAGCCCGACACGGTGAAGGACGCTccggtcgccgacgccgtcaccgacgacgccacggaGACCAAGCCCGCCAAGGAGATCCCCAAGCCGGAgaacccgcgcctccccaAGCCCGACCGCTCCGCCATGGATCGGAAGATTCAGGACCTGCAGGAGGCCGCGGACGTCAAGCAGGCGCgcatcgaggagctcaagaagcTGATCGggaaccgccgcgacgcgcagaAGAACATCATGTCCGGATCCTCGGGTACCAGGACGAGGATCGGCGAGCTCAACGCCGCGTTCCAGTCCCTCATg GACGAGCGCAACGCGATCCGCAAGGAGCTCCaggcgttcgacgccgcgcgcgagcgcatgCGCGAGCAGGTTGTGAGCATGAAGTCCAAGCTCAGGTTCACCACCGTGGAAGCCGTGGACCGTGAGATTGCGCGGCTCGAGGAGACCCACGCGCACACAACCATGTCCCTCAACGACGAGAAGAAGCTCATCGCGCAGATCAAGGACCTCAACAAGAGCCGAGACACCGTCCGGGATtacgccgaggcgcagggCAAGGTAtccggcgaggatggcgtccGCAAGTCCATCATCGAGCGGCTCAGGGCTAAAGACGAAGCCATCACCGCGGTCAAGACGGAACAGAACGGTTTCCGCGAGACCCTcaacgccgccaaggagaagGGAGATAAAATGTTCTCCGACGTACCCAAGCTCCAGGAGGAGCGCAACGCGTGCTACGAGGTCATCAAGGCTAAGCGCGAGGAGATTCGAACGCTTCGCGCCGAGTTTAAGCAATCGGAGGATGCGTACTGGACCCGAGAGCGCGAGTGGCGCGGGTACCTCAAGCAGGAGAAGCAGAAGCAGTGGGAGGCGTCTCAAGAGGAGCGTAAGGctcgggaggaggcgcggaaGCAGTGGGAGCGCGAgaacgcgcccgagcccttcgaggcggaggtgaccgccgccgaccagCTCATCGCGTACCTGGCCAAGTGGGATCCGCTCTCCGCaaaggcggcggatgagaaggcggcggcggacgccaaggaggctgaggagaagaagaacgccgcgttcgcggggCTCCAGATGATGAACAAGAAGAtgaaggacgaggacgaagacgacctGTTCTCGCTCTCCGGCACCAGCAAGGggaagaaggcgaagaagaaggggaaGAGCGAAGCCGCGGGACCCGCCGGACCGAACCCCAACGAGAGGCTCAACATCTCGTTCGACGCGTACCAGCACTTCGCCAAgctctcgctcgcggcgccgggcaccGTGGGCGAGGTGCCCGCCATGCTCACCTcgctcaaggagaagaaggatcTGTTCCTGGAGAAGAGGAAGATCAAGAAGGAGCGCATCGCTGCgggtctcgacgacgaggacgaaaagaaggaggccaaggagaagaaggacgccgGCAAGGGCGGCAAGGGCGGTAAGGGCGGCAAGGGCAAGGGCAAGAGCTCCAAGAAGGGGCCGTGCTCCGTCAAGCTCGAGgttgacggcgacgcggtcgtcgtggTCATCGAGGTTGCCGACGAGTAa